One Aegilops tauschii subsp. strangulata cultivar AL8/78 chromosome 7, Aet v6.0, whole genome shotgun sequence genomic window carries:
- the LOC109767175 gene encoding uncharacterized protein: protein MPLPVPTSRLLAAISAAASSTADLRRLSHLLLTPYTPLPPLRCLNTLLMALARHRMLPDMESFASRMPARNLRTYTTLINAYCLAGDLPAAKRHLASLLRAGLAPDSHAYTSFVLGYCRAGLLSHACRVFVLMPLRGCARTVFTYTALLHGLCGAGMVREAVAVFAGMRADGCAPDTHVYATMVHGLCGTGRTGEAEVLLAEAMAEGFEPNVVVYNALIDGYCNAGDLELAVKVYERMDLKGCSANVRTYTELICGFCKSGKVDRAMVLFSRMVEAGLAPNVVTYTALIQGQCNNGQLECAFRMLQSMEATELVPSEWTCSMLIDALCKRGRVGEAQLFLGSLIQKGYRVNEIVYTSLIDGLCKAGKVDAADKLMQKLVSQGFVLDAHTYSSLIDGLCRQKELSQAMLVLDDMMVKGVQPNAVTYTILIDELVRELGSEGSKKILNKMIAAGIKPDVFTYTIFVRSYCHEGRMEDAEHMMVEMVDQGISPNLVTYNTLISGYANLGLASQAFSVFKHMVASRCKPNEESYTALLRLLVKKKSSNNILASSVDIWKIAEMEYLQELLEEVVKLQLLSDIEIYNCFLRSLCRVDRLEETKILLGEMQSANLTPGEDVYTSIIGCCCRLKMPTEALTFLDSMIKSGYLPRIESYRHIICSLCEEGSIKIAKKVLGDMLLEEYNYDEIVWKILIDGLLRKGNAAECLILLSVMEEQDYRPGDALYAKLTGKVSISNDAHEVAQ from the coding sequence ATGCCCCTGCCCGTTCCCACCTCCCGCCTCCTCGCCGCCATCTCCGCTGCCGCGTCCTCGACTGCAGACCTCCGCCGCCTCTCCCACCTCCTCCTCACCCCCTACACCCCACTCCCCCCGCTCCGCTGCCTCAATACCCTCCTCATGGCCCTCGCCCGCCACCGCATGCTCCCGGACATGGAGTCCTTCGCATCCCGCATGCCCGCGCGCAACCTTCGCACGTACACCACCCTTATCAATGCCTACTGCCTCGCCGGCGACCTCCCTGCTGCCAAGCGGCATCTTGCCTCCCTACTCCGCGCTGGTCTTGCGCCGGACTCTCATGCGTATACCTCATTTGTTCTCGGATATTGTCGGGCCGGGCTGCTTTCGCACGCCTGCCGGGTGTTCGTGCTAATGCCGCTCCGAGGATGTGCACGCACTGTGTTCACGTACACTGCGCTGCTCCATGGGCTGTGTGGCGCCGGTATGGTGCGTGAGGCTGTGGCAGTGTTTGCTGGGATGCGGGCAGACGGGTGCGCCCCTGACACACATGTGTATGCCACGATGGTGCATGGACTGTGTGGGACGGGGCGAACTGGTGAGGCAGAGGTTCTTCTCGCGGAGGCAATGGCTGAGGGTTTTGAGCCAAATGTGGTCGTCTACAATGCCCTGATTGATGGCTACTGCAATGCTGGGGACCTGGAGCTCGCGGTTAAGGTTTATGAGAGGATGGATCTTAAGGGGTGCTCAGCGAACGTGCGAACGTATACTGAGCTGATATGTGGGTTCTGCAAATCTGGCAAGGTGGACAGAGCCATGGTGCTGTTCAGCCGGATGGTTGAGGCTGGTTTGGCTCCAAATGTGGTGACATACACGGCCTTAATTCAGGGGCAGTGCAATAATGGGCAGTTGGAATGTGCTTTTAGGATGCTCCAATCGATGGAGGCCACTGAGCTGGTTCCTAGTGAGTGGACTTGCTCGATGTTGATTGATGCTCTGTGCAAACGTGGAAGGGTTGGGGAAGCTCAGTTGTTTCTTGGGTCTCTTATACAGAAAGGATACAGAGTGAATGAGATTGTCTACACCAGCTTGATTGATGGACTGTGCAAGGCAGGAAAGGTTGATGCTGCTGACAAGTTAATGCAGAAATTGGTTTCACAGGGGTTTGTGCTAGACGCTCACACATACAGTTCACTAATTGATGGATTATGCAGGCAAAAGGAGTTGTCACAAGCGATGTTGGTGTTGGATGATATGATGGTGAAAGGAGTACAACCCAATGCTGTCACGTATACCATTCTAATTGACGAGCTTGTTAGGGAGCTAGGATCTGAAGGTTCAAAGAAGATACTTAATAAGATGATTGCGGCAGGAATTAAGCCTGATGTTTTCACCTACACAATATTTGTTCGCTCCTACTGTCATGAGGGAAGGATGGAAGATGCTGAACATATGATGGTTGAAATGGTTGATCAGGGCATTTCCCCTAATTTAGTGACATATAACACTTTGATTAGTGGGTATGCAAATTTAGGACTAGCCAGTCAAGCATTTTCAGTTTTCAAGCACATGGTTGCTAGTAGGTGCAAGCCAAATGAGGAGTCCTACACGGCCCTGCTTAGATTATTGGTAAAGAAAAAATCCTCTAATAATATCCTTGCCAGCTCTGTTGATATATGGAAAATAGCAGAAATGGAATATCTCCAGGAGCTTCTGGAGGAGGTGGTTAAGCTTCAGTTGCTTTCAGACATTGAAATTTACAATTGTTTTCTTAGGTCTTTATGCCGAGTTGATAGATTGGAGGAAACCAAAATTTTGCTCGGTGAGATGCAGAGTGCTAACTTGACCCCTGGTGAGGATGTATATACTTCAATTATAGGGTGTTGTTGCAGACTAAAAATGCCAACAGAAGCTTTGACATTTCTTGATTCAATGATCAAAAGTGGTTATTTACCACGTATAGAATCGTATAGGCATATTATTTGTTCTCTTTGTGAGGAGGGAAGTATTAAGATTGCTAAAAAGGTTTTGGGTGACATGTTATTGGAGGAATACAACTACGATGAGATTGTTTGGAAGATTCTGATTGATGGTCTATTGCGGAAGGGCAATGCTGCCGAGTGTTTGATTCTGCTCTCAGTGATGGAAGAGCAAGATTATCGCCCTGGTGATGCATTGTATGCCAAGCTTACAGGTAAAGTATCAATTTCAAATGATGCACATGAAGTTGCTCAATAA